In Streptomyces sp. NBC_00433, a single genomic region encodes these proteins:
- a CDS encoding lantibiotic dehydratase, with translation MPFPADPDLEGAPEEVLARASQWLDEVWRLDAFRCAVEMSSPVLSVAVREAAAGRLMDARQARRLVHSVASYLLRWQGRPTPFGLFAGVAAARIGGEPKARWGSDHQVVARTDAEWLGSVIDRLERCPELLQRLPVVANASAFPRGGRLVVPGRAAGSRSGEPDPSEVSIRRTGPVRGVVDLARKPLPYALLRKRLTAEYPEASAAQLDTLLTQLVTEGFLLTSLRAPMTVPDSLGHLCGELAAVHADELPSVAGTVGELHALRDAMGHHHRASPTEAAGIRTAMTERMTALSDAAVQPLVADTGLDCDITVPEAVVREAEIAASALLRLTPYPFGHPRWKDFHVRFRQRYGVGAVVPVVDLVADSGLGLPADYLGSALKTPPRPLTSRDEALLSLVQQVAFDGAEEIVLTEATIRELAVGDPTEILPPPRVELAFQLHAESDDALRRGAFRLLVTGVPRAASSMAGRFAEVLPEADRRRLSRTYAAVTTDDPGTVAAQLSFAPRRRRSGNVARTPQLLPLTIPLAEHRDPDHSDHIALDDLAVSADARQLHLVQLSTGRFVEPRVLHALEAGAATPPLARFLSEITTARCANYQTFDWGAASRLPYLPRLRHGRAVLSPARWLLNATDLAPRTASASVWDASLAAWRSRLRAPAAVVLCEVDLRLPLDLDRPLHRALLRSRLDRTGGVELREAPSSADLAWVGRAHEFLLPLRLARPRGAAGRPRPVSNPVRRDAEHLPSASPWLHVRIHGHPDRQNDILTGYLPRLFAGWDEPPLWWFTRHRDTTRPDSAQHLALYVPLASPGHYGAAADRVGAWAADLRADGLVPGIELAGYRPQTGRYGHGTAMTAAESVFAADSTAALTQIELAVRTGIPAEAVTAAGLVDLASSYAATSAEGLRLLTTELPQEHGRVDTALRDATFRLADPSGEWAALRSQPGGERVLLAWERRNTALTAYREQLASQWDDPLSVLRSLLHLHHVRALVADPERERVTNRLARAAASRLIARSLRTSP, from the coding sequence GTGCCGTTCCCGGCGGACCCCGATCTGGAGGGCGCTCCCGAAGAGGTGCTGGCGCGGGCTTCCCAGTGGCTGGATGAGGTGTGGCGGCTGGACGCGTTCCGATGCGCGGTCGAGATGTCCAGTCCGGTCCTGTCGGTGGCGGTCCGCGAGGCCGCAGCCGGCCGCCTGATGGACGCCCGCCAGGCTCGCCGCCTCGTCCACTCCGTGGCCTCGTACCTCCTGCGCTGGCAGGGCCGGCCCACCCCGTTCGGTCTCTTCGCGGGCGTGGCAGCGGCCCGGATCGGCGGCGAGCCGAAGGCACGCTGGGGGAGCGATCATCAGGTGGTGGCCCGGACGGACGCGGAGTGGTTGGGCAGCGTCATCGATCGGCTGGAGCGCTGCCCCGAGCTACTGCAACGGCTTCCGGTGGTCGCGAATGCCTCCGCGTTCCCGCGCGGTGGCAGGCTCGTTGTTCCCGGTCGAGCCGCCGGAAGCCGATCTGGGGAGCCGGACCCGTCGGAAGTGTCGATCCGTCGCACCGGACCGGTTCGCGGCGTGGTCGACCTGGCCCGCAAACCCCTTCCCTACGCCCTGCTGAGGAAGCGGCTGACGGCCGAATACCCAGAGGCGTCCGCCGCTCAGCTCGACACCTTGCTCACGCAGCTCGTCACCGAAGGATTCCTGCTCACCAGCCTTCGTGCCCCGATGACCGTTCCCGACTCCTTGGGCCATCTGTGCGGCGAGTTGGCTGCTGTCCACGCGGACGAACTGCCGAGCGTCGCAGGCACGGTGGGCGAACTGCACGCACTCCGGGACGCGATGGGCCACCACCACAGGGCATCGCCCACCGAAGCCGCAGGGATCCGCACAGCGATGACCGAGCGCATGACGGCCCTCTCCGACGCAGCGGTGCAGCCGCTCGTCGCCGACACGGGCCTCGACTGCGACATCACCGTGCCCGAAGCGGTGGTCCGCGAGGCGGAGATAGCAGCCTCCGCACTCCTGCGCCTGACTCCGTACCCGTTCGGTCACCCCCGGTGGAAGGACTTCCACGTCCGCTTCCGGCAGCGCTACGGCGTCGGCGCTGTCGTTCCCGTGGTCGATCTGGTGGCCGACAGCGGGCTCGGCCTGCCCGCCGACTATCTCGGTTCCGCGCTGAAAACGCCCCCACGCCCGCTTACCTCGCGCGACGAGGCACTCCTCTCTCTGGTCCAGCAGGTCGCGTTCGACGGTGCCGAGGAGATCGTGCTGACCGAGGCGACGATTCGGGAACTCGCAGTCGGGGATCCGACGGAGATCCTGCCGCCCCCGCGAGTTGAGCTCGCCTTCCAGCTTCACGCGGAGTCGGATGACGCCCTACGGCGCGGGGCCTTCCGACTGCTGGTCACGGGGGTCCCACGGGCTGCGAGCAGCATGGCCGGACGGTTCGCCGAGGTGCTGCCGGAAGCCGACCGCAGACGCCTGAGCCGCACCTACGCCGCGGTGACTACCGACGACCCCGGTACGGTCGCGGCCCAGCTGTCGTTCGCCCCGAGACGACGACGCAGCGGGAACGTGGCACGTACGCCGCAGTTGCTGCCGCTGACGATCCCCTTGGCCGAACACCGCGACCCCGACCACTCCGACCACATCGCCTTGGACGACCTCGCGGTCAGCGCGGACGCCCGCCAGCTCCACCTGGTCCAGCTCTCGACCGGCCGGTTCGTCGAGCCGCGCGTCCTGCACGCGCTGGAGGCTGGAGCCGCGACGCCGCCTCTGGCTCGCTTCCTCTCCGAGATCACCACGGCACGCTGCGCCAACTACCAGACGTTCGACTGGGGCGCCGCGTCTCGCCTGCCGTATCTGCCTCGCCTGCGCCACGGCCGAGCCGTCCTCTCCCCGGCCCGCTGGCTCCTGAACGCCACCGACCTTGCTCCGCGTACTGCGTCGGCGTCCGTTTGGGACGCCTCGCTGGCGGCTTGGCGCAGCCGACTGCGTGCGCCGGCCGCCGTCGTCCTGTGCGAGGTCGACCTCCGACTGCCCCTCGACCTCGACCGTCCCCTGCATCGAGCGCTGCTGCGGTCCCGCCTCGACCGCACGGGCGGCGTCGAGTTGCGCGAAGCCCCGTCGTCCGCCGACCTCGCCTGGGTCGGTCGTGCGCACGAGTTCCTTCTGCCGTTGCGCCTCGCCCGTCCCCGGGGCGCTGCCGGTCGTCCCCGCCCGGTATCCAATCCGGTCAGGCGTGATGCCGAGCATCTGCCCAGCGCCTCCCCGTGGCTCCACGTACGCATCCACGGGCACCCTGACCGCCAGAACGACATCCTGACCGGCTACCTGCCCCGACTGTTCGCCGGGTGGGACGAACCGCCGCTGTGGTGGTTCACCAGGCACCGCGACACCACCCGGCCCGACAGCGCGCAACACCTCGCTTTGTACGTGCCGTTGGCGTCGCCCGGACACTACGGCGCTGCCGCAGACCGGGTAGGCGCATGGGCTGCCGACCTGCGTGCCGACGGCCTGGTGCCCGGCATTGAGTTAGCCGGCTATCGCCCCCAGACCGGTCGCTACGGGCATGGCACGGCGATGACGGCCGCCGAGAGCGTGTTCGCCGCCGACTCCACCGCCGCCCTCACCCAGATCGAGCTGGCCGTGCGCACCGGTATACCTGCCGAGGCCGTCACCGCAGCGGGACTCGTCGACCTGGCGTCCTCCTACGCCGCGACGAGCGCGGAAGGCCTGCGTCTACTGACCACCGAGCTGCCGCAGGAGCACGGCCGAGTTGACACCGCCCTGCGGGACGCGACATTTCGGCTCGCAGACCCGAGCGGCGAGTGGGCGGCCCTGCGGAGTCAACCTGGCGGGGAGCGAGTCCTGCTGGCCTGGGAGCGACGGAACACCGCTCTGACTGCCTATCGCGAGCAACTCGCTTCTCAATGGGACGATCCGCTCTCCGTCCTGAGGTCACTCCTCCACCTGCACCATGTCCGCGCCCTGGTCGCCGATCCTGAGCGCGAACGCGTCACCAACCGACTCGCCCGCGCCGCCGCGTCACGCCTGATCGCCCGTAGCCTCCGGACTTCCCCGTGA
- a CDS encoding DEAD/DEAH box helicase family protein, with amino-acid sequence MRIGSLHESLQGFAHRMRCWGNSMVTSSANFGQGDEGEKVASLAAGSANFGCLIEHDPLLVTLGCAAESYIHTDPHAAMMKSRLFGEVMARHLLTLVNVTVPSNKQYDRLNALTSAGVLVPQVRAWFEAIRTTGNRAVHEYYANVRAALQAVEACFRLGDWLHRSLTPSDTTHRVFLAPAPPSAAPVPVTAADQQELEQLRTELDAYRRRLEEARLNYDGRQSRLEREQAARVQAEAELAKAEAERAALHDVVAELSDQITELTAPALEYRTVAEPLGGASQRDEFIAHAQKAARPPMSEAQVRTELDRIMEKAGWIVQDDSAKNLFAGRGVAVREVSTAAGRADYLLYVDQRLAGVIEAKREGADLEAAMHQAARYATGLTRSQQLSAWRASLPFRYVADGNTVRFHNALDPTPRTRDVFAVHRPDTIARWIEEAEGDPTAPTLRARMRRLPQTFLDPGPLRPAQGKAIVGLERSLAKDDPRALIQMATGAGKTYTVVSESYRLLKHAGAKRVLFLVDRNNLGTQAVTEYDNYDTPDDGRKFTELYVVQRLGGDTVLGSAHVVVSTVQRMWLALTGRPVPSADDNTEALDRYDLVKEPVEVGYNPDLPPESFDMIVIDECHRSIYGKWRAVLEYFDAHLVGLTATPVAQTFGFFFQNLVSEYPYEEAVADGVNVDFDVFRIRTELGENGGTIPAETVVPMRERKTRRERYQELEEDLEWKASQLGRQVISKGQLKSVIETFRKHLFTDIFPPLGEGDAQRARTHVPKTLIFAVDDNHADEIVQMVRLVFGESGGDDFCTKITHAAKRPAELIKAFRNSPELRIAVTVDMIATGTDIPPLECVFFLRDVKSWAYFEQMKGRGSRTIDAAEFQAVTPDAEVKERFVIVDAVGVTDSPRVDARPLNRISERKIPLDRLMAKTAGLALTEDEVATLAGRLARLDRQLSTDERTEIEELAGQPLQEIVGGLVRSVDPDQQERARRIGGQEQVRQDMLEALKPVASNSELRDRLMSMRRAHDIVIDEVSVDDVLEARGITADELAIRRVTSWQQYLKDHQDEIAAFNIAFSERRDPKEVYRRLRDLARRIERPPFQWTPSRLYDAYVQLGKASARPRGTAGVVDLIGLLRYELGLDQEVRPYRTLVEERYVAWRAQQEQAGASFTPDQAWWLDRIVDVIATDAAIEPDHLKDVPFIERGGVDGFLRDFGAERAAEILDEMGRELGA; translated from the coding sequence TTGCGCATTGGATCCCTCCATGAAAGCCTGCAAGGCTTTGCTCATCGAATGAGGTGCTGGGGGAACAGCATGGTGACGTCGTCGGCCAACTTCGGACAGGGTGACGAAGGAGAGAAGGTCGCCTCGTTGGCGGCGGGCTCAGCCAACTTCGGCTGCCTCATCGAGCACGATCCTCTGCTGGTGACGCTGGGCTGCGCGGCGGAGTCGTACATCCACACCGACCCGCACGCGGCCATGATGAAGTCCCGCCTCTTCGGCGAGGTCATGGCCCGCCACCTGCTCACGCTGGTCAACGTCACCGTGCCCAGCAACAAGCAGTACGACCGACTCAACGCCCTGACCAGCGCCGGCGTTCTCGTGCCTCAGGTACGCGCCTGGTTCGAGGCGATCCGGACCACGGGCAACCGGGCAGTGCACGAGTACTACGCGAACGTTCGCGCTGCACTCCAAGCCGTGGAGGCTTGCTTCCGGCTCGGCGACTGGCTGCACCGTTCCCTCACCCCGTCGGACACCACGCACCGGGTTTTCCTGGCTCCCGCGCCGCCCTCCGCCGCACCCGTACCCGTCACCGCCGCCGATCAGCAGGAGCTGGAACAGCTCCGGACCGAACTCGACGCCTACCGTCGGCGTCTGGAGGAGGCGCGGCTCAACTACGACGGCCGGCAGAGCAGGCTGGAGCGTGAGCAGGCGGCCCGGGTACAGGCTGAGGCCGAACTCGCAAAGGCGGAAGCGGAGCGCGCCGCCCTGCACGACGTGGTCGCCGAACTAAGCGACCAGATCACCGAGCTGACAGCTCCAGCTCTTGAATACCGAACAGTTGCCGAGCCGCTGGGCGGGGCCTCGCAGCGGGACGAGTTCATCGCGCACGCCCAGAAGGCCGCCCGCCCGCCCATGAGCGAGGCCCAGGTGCGCACGGAACTCGATCGGATCATGGAGAAGGCGGGCTGGATCGTCCAGGACGACAGCGCCAAGAACCTCTTCGCTGGTCGGGGCGTCGCAGTCCGCGAGGTGTCCACCGCCGCTGGCCGCGCCGACTACCTCCTTTACGTCGACCAGCGACTGGCGGGCGTTATAGAGGCGAAGCGGGAGGGTGCCGACCTGGAGGCCGCCATGCATCAGGCCGCCCGGTACGCCACCGGTCTCACGCGCAGCCAGCAGCTCAGCGCGTGGCGGGCCAGCCTGCCCTTCCGCTATGTCGCCGACGGCAACACCGTCCGTTTCCACAACGCGCTCGACCCCACTCCGCGCACGCGGGACGTCTTCGCAGTGCACCGTCCGGACACGATCGCGCGCTGGATCGAGGAAGCCGAAGGCGATCCCACCGCACCCACCCTGCGCGCGCGGATGCGTCGTCTGCCGCAGACCTTCCTCGATCCCGGTCCACTGCGACCGGCACAGGGGAAGGCGATCGTCGGCCTGGAACGCTCGCTGGCCAAGGATGACCCGCGCGCCCTGATCCAGATGGCGACCGGCGCCGGCAAGACATACACGGTGGTCAGCGAGAGCTACCGGCTCCTCAAGCACGCTGGTGCCAAGCGAGTGCTGTTCCTCGTGGACCGCAACAACCTCGGGACCCAGGCCGTCACGGAGTACGACAACTACGACACCCCTGACGACGGTCGCAAGTTCACTGAGCTGTACGTCGTACAGCGACTCGGAGGAGACACCGTCCTCGGCTCCGCACACGTGGTGGTCTCCACCGTGCAACGGATGTGGCTCGCCCTGACCGGTCGCCCCGTGCCGAGCGCCGACGACAACACAGAAGCCCTGGACCGCTACGACCTCGTCAAAGAACCGGTGGAGGTCGGCTACAACCCGGACCTGCCGCCAGAGTCCTTCGACATGATCGTCATCGACGAATGCCACCGCTCCATTTACGGCAAGTGGCGCGCGGTACTGGAGTACTTCGACGCCCACCTCGTCGGGCTGACCGCCACTCCCGTCGCGCAGACCTTTGGTTTCTTCTTCCAGAACCTGGTCAGCGAGTACCCGTACGAGGAAGCCGTCGCCGACGGTGTCAACGTGGACTTCGACGTCTTCCGCATCCGTACGGAGCTCGGTGAGAACGGCGGCACGATCCCCGCGGAGACGGTCGTGCCCATGCGCGAGCGGAAGACGCGGCGGGAGCGCTACCAGGAACTGGAGGAGGACCTGGAGTGGAAGGCGTCCCAGCTGGGCCGACAGGTGATCAGCAAGGGGCAGCTGAAATCCGTCATCGAGACCTTCCGCAAGCATTTGTTCACGGACATCTTCCCGCCGCTGGGCGAGGGAGACGCGCAGCGTGCCCGTACTCACGTACCCAAGACGCTGATCTTCGCCGTGGACGACAACCACGCCGACGAGATCGTCCAGATGGTGCGGCTGGTCTTCGGCGAGAGCGGAGGCGACGACTTCTGTACGAAGATCACACATGCGGCGAAGCGACCGGCCGAGCTGATCAAGGCATTCCGCAACAGCCCCGAACTGCGCATCGCCGTGACAGTGGACATGATCGCCACAGGGACGGACATCCCGCCGCTGGAGTGCGTCTTTTTCCTGCGCGACGTGAAGAGCTGGGCCTACTTCGAGCAAATGAAGGGCCGCGGTTCGCGGACCATCGACGCAGCGGAGTTCCAGGCGGTCACTCCTGATGCCGAAGTGAAGGAACGGTTTGTGATCGTCGACGCGGTCGGCGTCACGGACTCGCCCCGCGTGGACGCGCGCCCACTCAACCGCATTTCGGAGCGGAAGATCCCGTTGGACCGGCTGATGGCCAAGACCGCTGGCCTCGCCCTGACCGAGGACGAGGTCGCCACGCTGGCGGGCCGCCTGGCCCGGCTCGACCGCCAGCTCAGTACCGATGAGCGCACGGAGATCGAAGAACTCGCCGGCCAGCCACTACAGGAGATCGTCGGCGGCCTGGTGCGCTCGGTCGACCCGGACCAGCAGGAGCGGGCCCGCCGCATCGGCGGCCAGGAACAGGTCCGCCAGGACATGCTCGAAGCCCTGAAGCCGGTCGCGTCCAACAGCGAACTGCGCGACCGACTGATGTCGATGCGTCGCGCGCACGACATCGTCATCGACGAGGTGAGCGTGGACGACGTACTGGAGGCCCGCGGCATCACGGCCGATGAATTGGCCATCCGCCGCGTGACGTCCTGGCAGCAGTACTTGAAGGACCACCAGGACGAGATCGCCGCCTTCAATATCGCCTTCAGCGAGCGTCGCGACCCCAAAGAGGTCTACCGCCGCCTCCGCGACCTCGCCCGCCGCATCGAGCGTCCCCCGTTCCAGTGGACACCGTCACGGCTGTACGACGCGTACGTGCAGCTAGGCAAGGCGAGCGCGCGGCCGAGGGGCACGGCCGGCGTGGTCGACCTGATCGGGCTGCTGCGGTACGAACTGGGGCTCGACCAGGAAGTACGTCCCTACCGCACCCTCGTGGAGGAACGGTATGTGGCTTGGCGAGCCCAACAGGAACAGGCGGGCGCATCCTTCACTCCGGACCAGGCGTGGTGGCTAGACCGGATCGTGGACGTGATTGCGACGGACGCGGCGATCGAGCCGGACCACCTCAAGGACGTACCCTTCATCGAGCGCGGCGGCGTGGACGGCTTCCTGCGGGACTTCGGAGCCGAGCGCGCCGCTGAGATCTTGGATGAGATGGGACGGGAGTTGGGTGCGTGA
- a CDS encoding thiopeptide-type bacteriocin biosynthesis protein: MDALASPNAAVEGVLAVLAGAPLERAAARFGMVAADLADAVEVYQAAGAAALDAQAPGACCYQVHIEFPDWAAAERTGADHLGPHLHQLAPAVGSWWFIRKAPCWRLRCRPTPGTALADTRAAVTETLDSLTAAGRVSRWWETLYEPEALAFGGLQGMETAHALFAADSSAVLDYVREQSGAAGTGPAIGRRELSVLLCSALFHGAGQEWHEQGDVWHRVARLRPLPADTPIDRLHELAASLRRLMTADTSLASPIFAGSHPLLFAAPWTTAFTTAGQALGRAAHDGTLERGLRDVLAHHVIFHWNRLGLPGRTQAILARAARDTVMHSSDS, translated from the coding sequence GTGGATGCACTCGCCTCGCCGAACGCAGCGGTGGAAGGCGTGCTGGCTGTGCTGGCCGGTGCACCTCTTGAGCGGGCAGCCGCCCGTTTCGGCATGGTCGCCGCCGACCTGGCCGACGCCGTCGAGGTGTACCAAGCAGCCGGAGCGGCAGCTCTCGACGCCCAGGCGCCGGGCGCCTGTTGTTACCAGGTGCACATCGAGTTCCCCGACTGGGCTGCCGCCGAGCGGACCGGCGCCGACCACCTCGGCCCACACCTGCACCAGCTCGCCCCTGCGGTCGGGTCCTGGTGGTTCATCCGCAAGGCCCCGTGCTGGCGGCTTCGTTGTCGCCCCACTCCCGGAACTGCTCTCGCCGATACAAGGGCCGCTGTCACCGAGACCCTGGACAGCCTCACCGCGGCGGGGCGAGTGAGCCGATGGTGGGAGACCCTCTACGAACCGGAAGCCCTCGCGTTCGGCGGACTCCAAGGCATGGAGACTGCCCACGCTCTCTTCGCCGCCGACAGCAGCGCTGTCCTCGACTACGTGCGCGAGCAGAGCGGCGCGGCTGGAACTGGTCCCGCGATCGGTCGCCGCGAGCTGTCGGTGCTGCTGTGCAGTGCGCTGTTCCACGGCGCCGGGCAGGAGTGGCACGAGCAGGGCGATGTCTGGCACCGGGTGGCCCGGCTGCGCCCTCTCCCCGCGGACACGCCCATCGACCGACTGCACGAGCTGGCCGCGAGCCTCCGCCGTCTGATGACCGCGGACACCAGCCTCGCCAGCCCGATCTTCGCCGGCAGCCACCCTCTGCTCTTCGCGGCGCCGTGGACAACCGCCTTCACCACCGCCGGCCAGGCCCTCGGCCGCGCCGCTCACGACGGCACCCTGGAACGCGGCCTGCGAGATGTCCTCGCGCACCACGTGATCTTCCACTGGAACCGCCTCGGTCTCCCCGGCCGAACCCAGGCCATCCTCGCGCGAGCCGCCCGCGACACGGTGATGCACTCTTCGGATTCGTGA
- a CDS encoding lanthionine synthetase C family protein codes for MIAPSPSAAAAAQALASRLATPPTLSADRAWLAQSLHQGAAGTALVHIERAHRGTGSWQSAHAWVTASARDGVSAADDSGLHFGAPAVAYGLQAAQADGIARYGSALAALDRHVSKLVHRRVDAALARIDRSAFADFAEYDLLHGLTGIGVQLLQRDPGGDALGRVLRYLVALTTPLRVDRTVLPGWWVGHDPYRRHCSPDFAGGHANLGIAHGVTGPLALLAQALRRGITVNGQREAIATICAWLDTWRQDADTGPWWPQWVSRDELCAGRPRQRGPLRPSWCYGTPGITRAQQLAAIATHDVARQEIAESALARCLSDPAQLARITDGGLCHGWAGVYQTAWRAAQDARTPELRRCLPRLADHLVSCVRTEPYERVGRDGRGARTAEPDGLLEGTAGLALALQTAARGGPPIASWDACLLIN; via the coding sequence GTGATCGCCCCGAGCCCTTCCGCTGCCGCCGCCGCGCAGGCTCTTGCCAGCCGTCTGGCCACGCCTCCGACGCTGTCGGCCGACCGCGCATGGCTCGCGCAGTCCCTCCACCAGGGCGCCGCCGGGACAGCGCTCGTGCACATCGAACGCGCGCACCGTGGCACCGGCAGTTGGCAGTCCGCGCATGCCTGGGTGACCGCCTCAGCTCGCGACGGAGTCAGCGCCGCCGACGACAGCGGCCTCCACTTCGGCGCCCCGGCTGTCGCGTACGGCCTCCAAGCGGCACAGGCCGACGGCATCGCCCGTTACGGGAGTGCCTTGGCCGCCCTCGACCGTCATGTCAGCAAGCTCGTTCACCGCCGCGTCGATGCCGCCCTCGCCCGCATCGACAGAAGTGCGTTCGCCGACTTCGCCGAGTACGACCTGCTGCACGGCCTGACCGGCATTGGCGTGCAGCTGCTACAACGCGACCCCGGTGGCGATGCGCTGGGACGCGTCCTTCGATACCTGGTCGCTCTGACCACACCCTTGCGGGTCGACAGAACCGTGCTGCCCGGCTGGTGGGTCGGCCATGATCCGTACCGAAGGCACTGCTCCCCGGACTTCGCCGGTGGCCACGCCAACCTGGGCATCGCGCACGGCGTTACGGGACCGCTCGCGCTGCTCGCTCAAGCCCTACGCCGGGGAATCACCGTGAACGGGCAGCGCGAAGCCATCGCAACCATCTGCGCCTGGCTGGACACCTGGCGGCAGGACGCCGACACCGGACCGTGGTGGCCGCAGTGGGTGAGCCGCGACGAGCTGTGTGCCGGACGTCCGCGGCAGCGCGGCCCGCTCCGGCCGAGCTGGTGCTACGGGACTCCCGGCATCACCCGAGCCCAGCAGCTCGCCGCGATCGCCACCCATGACGTCGCCCGCCAGGAGATTGCCGAGTCCGCGCTCGCCCGGTGCCTGTCCGACCCGGCACAACTCGCCCGCATCACGGACGGCGGCCTCTGCCACGGCTGGGCCGGCGTCTACCAGACGGCTTGGCGTGCCGCCCAGGACGCTCGTACGCCCGAGCTCCGCAGGTGCTTGCCGCGGTTGGCGGACCACCTCGTTTCGTGCGTCCGAACTGAACCATACGAGCGGGTCGGGCGGGACGGCCGAGGCGCAAGGACCGCTGAGCCCGACGGGCTTTTGGAGGGCACCGCCGGCCTTGCCCTCGCCCTCCAGACGGCCGCTCGCGGCGGGCCGCCGATCGCGTCGTGGGATGCGTGCCTCCTGATCAACTGA
- a CDS encoding restriction endonuclease subunit S, which produces MSAGGIPSELPKGWARVRLGDLFARIEAGKSYTCEPRPALSDEWGVIKVSAMTWGEFDEAENKAVPIGFAFNPDYEIQPGDILLSRANTAAYVGASVLVRKCRPRLLLSDKSLRLIPAKGIDREWLAYLLSSPVIRSQISKQATGTKDSMRNISQRVLGELNCLLPPLEEQRRIVAALEEQLSRLDAAIGNAARVVRTAGTLIHAVKARAVRDLSDRYPSTTLGEEIGEPLRNGHSARAAAEGTVRILTLTAVTKGVFNNSYTKLTAADPKRISSLWLRSGDVLVQRSNTPDLVGTSALYEGSDNWAIFPDLLIRVRTSDRLDPHFAQLVLSAPQARQYFRSEAKGLAGSMPKIDQETILNTPLPLPDLEIQRQTVRAVSQVVEQATHAAATAGAYQAKSTTLRRSLLAEAFAGRLVPQDPADEPAEVLLARIRAAQETARETRKSQHGSPRRTPAQRSNASGTAASPAAHPPPPTGRPPLTVATQPTLDLEITS; this is translated from the coding sequence GTGAGTGCGGGTGGAATTCCTTCGGAACTGCCGAAGGGGTGGGCGCGTGTCCGGCTCGGCGATCTTTTCGCCAGGATCGAGGCAGGTAAGTCCTACACCTGTGAACCCCGTCCGGCTTTGTCTGACGAGTGGGGTGTTATCAAGGTCAGTGCGATGACATGGGGCGAATTCGATGAGGCCGAGAATAAGGCCGTTCCCATAGGATTCGCATTCAATCCCGATTATGAGATCCAGCCCGGGGATATTCTGCTAAGTCGAGCCAACACCGCGGCTTACGTGGGAGCTTCCGTGCTCGTGCGCAAATGTCGACCGCGACTGCTTCTTAGTGACAAGAGCCTTCGGCTTATCCCAGCCAAAGGGATCGATCGAGAATGGTTGGCGTATCTTCTTTCGTCTCCCGTAATTCGGTCTCAGATTTCCAAGCAGGCCACCGGGACGAAGGACTCTATGCGGAATATCTCACAGCGGGTCCTCGGTGAATTGAATTGCCTGCTGCCGCCGTTGGAAGAACAGCGGCGCATCGTTGCCGCCCTCGAAGAACAACTCTCGCGGCTTGATGCGGCCATCGGCAATGCCGCTAGAGTCGTGCGGACCGCGGGCACACTGATTCATGCAGTGAAGGCTCGCGCGGTCCGAGATTTGTCAGACCGATACCCTAGTACTACGCTCGGCGAGGAGATCGGAGAACCTTTGCGCAACGGCCACTCCGCGCGAGCTGCAGCTGAGGGCACTGTGCGCATTCTTACTCTTACGGCCGTTACCAAGGGAGTTTTTAATAATTCCTACACAAAGCTAACCGCTGCCGACCCGAAGCGCATCTCCAGTCTTTGGCTGAGATCGGGAGACGTCCTCGTTCAGCGTTCCAACACGCCGGATCTGGTGGGAACTTCTGCTCTCTATGAGGGGTCAGACAACTGGGCCATTTTTCCCGACTTGCTGATCCGGGTAAGAACTTCTGATCGTCTTGACCCTCATTTCGCTCAGCTTGTACTGAGCGCACCCCAGGCTCGTCAATATTTTCGGTCCGAGGCTAAAGGATTGGCCGGATCGATGCCGAAAATCGATCAAGAAACAATTCTCAACACCCCCCTCCCACTTCCTGATCTGGAGATCCAGCGGCAGACGGTCCGAGCTGTTTCCCAAGTGGTTGAGCAGGCTACGCACGCAGCCGCGACCGCCGGCGCATACCAGGCGAAATCCACAACCCTCCGCCGCTCACTCCTCGCCGAAGCCTTCGCCGGCCGCCTCGTCCCCCAGGACCCCGCCGACGAGCCAGCCGAGGTGCTGCTCGCGCGTATCCGGGCCGCGCAGGAGACTGCGAGGGAAACGCGCAAGTCGCAGCACGGAAGCCCCCGCCGCACGCCCGCTCAGCGCAGTAATGCATCGGGCACGGCCGCATCTCCGGCCGCGCACCCTCCACCCCCAACCGGCCGCCCGCCCTTGACCGTCGCCACCCAGCCCACCCTTGACCTGGAGATCACCTCGTGA